The following are from one region of the Alkalimarinus sediminis genome:
- a CDS encoding peptidylprolyl isomerase produces MNLSLVFRVFGFIALSFYSLIIVAAIEKPVAGIATIDDPTIVASVDGYQFPTVSVDLLYQSVSQGKRPMRYGDLVNGLIENRLLAEYAESELGIEALMRNNPVGFPIEIYLDDQYIGLVQTAFQAPLAEFIKVNIGDTPESIITSYIENNKQPLTDILETKKRMEYRLTESEKAAAEKLVVAEYTLPDQVSQSISLLDIYARQNIQGRIKLHQFDFAFISGQINQLVSSATVKWWAKHHSGLSDRDIEVLQQFIKDRHYKSRVIAHYGVSEDIHDDNPALDEAFKNVTDGEIKQYYKANKEKFRRIEYVEARHIRLLDFETAGDVKLALDQGMPFSEAAEKFSIADSKNAKPAGSLGRVTAEKGGSGWAKSAVFALKEGVVSRPIRSPQADGKTVYWEIFLVDKRKEGYFDVDSETVRYLAGKEVARSNLEKRFRSVRMQLFEQADLKINTQLINR; encoded by the coding sequence ATGAATCTATCACTGGTTTTTAGAGTCTTTGGCTTTATCGCCCTTTCTTTTTACTCGCTCATAATAGTAGCTGCGATTGAAAAGCCAGTTGCAGGTATTGCGACCATTGATGACCCCACAATAGTTGCTAGTGTTGATGGTTATCAGTTTCCTACTGTCAGTGTCGACTTGCTATACCAGAGTGTTTCTCAAGGTAAGCGTCCGATGCGGTACGGCGATCTGGTTAATGGACTTATCGAGAATAGGTTATTAGCTGAATATGCAGAAAGCGAGTTGGGTATTGAGGCCTTGATGCGCAATAACCCTGTTGGGTTTCCTATCGAGATCTATTTGGATGATCAATACATCGGTCTGGTTCAAACCGCCTTTCAAGCGCCTTTAGCTGAGTTTATAAAGGTGAATATTGGTGATACTCCAGAGTCCATTATCACGTCATATATCGAAAATAATAAACAGCCACTCACAGATATTCTGGAAACAAAAAAACGCATGGAGTATCGGCTTACAGAGTCAGAAAAAGCGGCGGCAGAAAAGTTGGTTGTTGCAGAATACACCTTGCCTGATCAGGTCAGTCAGTCGATATCGTTATTGGATATATATGCACGCCAGAATATACAGGGGCGAATTAAGTTGCATCAGTTTGATTTTGCCTTTATCTCTGGGCAGATTAATCAGCTTGTCTCTTCGGCAACGGTTAAGTGGTGGGCTAAACACCATTCTGGTCTGTCAGATCGTGATATTGAGGTACTGCAGCAGTTTATAAAAGACAGACACTATAAATCGAGAGTAATAGCTCATTATGGGGTAAGCGAAGATATACATGATGATAACCCAGCACTTGATGAAGCATTTAAAAATGTAACAGACGGGGAAATCAAACAATATTATAAAGCCAATAAAGAGAAGTTTAGGCGCATCGAGTATGTTGAAGCTAGGCATATTCGACTTTTGGACTTTGAAACTGCAGGAGATGTGAAGTTAGCGCTTGATCAGGGTATGCCTTTTTCTGAGGCAGCTGAAAAATTCTCAATAGCTGATTCCAAAAATGCCAAGCCTGCAGGCAGCTTAGGTCGCGTGACTGCTGAAAAAGGTGGCAGTGGCTGGGCTAAAAGTGCCGTATTTGCGCTAAAAGAAGGCGTCGTATCGAGACCTATTCGATCGCCACAGGCTGATGGCAAAACGGTCTACTGGGAAATATTCTTAGTCGACAAACGCAAAGAGGGCTATTTTGATGTTGATAGCGAGACCGTGCGATATTTAGCCGGTAAAGAAGTGGCTAGAAGCAACCTTGAAAAACGGTTTAGGTCGGTCAGAATGCAACTATTCGAGCAGGCAGACTTGAAAATTAACACTCAATTGATAAACCGTTGA